A single region of the Demequina sp. genome encodes:
- a CDS encoding Lrp/AsnC family transcriptional regulator: protein MDELDRRLIEMLRRDGRATFADLGQRIGLSASAVKRRVDRLVGTGVIRGFGVVVDPDVDGRDTEAYVELFCRGTVAPGELTRILADIPDVVEAWTVTGNADAIVRIRARDIASLEVALERVRLAPQVDSTRSAIVLSRLIERRDG, encoded by the coding sequence GTGGACGAACTCGATCGCAGGCTCATCGAAATGTTGCGTCGAGATGGCCGCGCAACATTCGCGGATCTTGGCCAGCGAATAGGGCTCTCCGCCTCAGCGGTGAAGCGCAGGGTTGACCGCCTCGTCGGGACGGGCGTGATCCGCGGTTTTGGCGTTGTCGTGGACCCCGATGTCGATGGCAGGGACACCGAGGCGTACGTCGAGCTCTTCTGCCGCGGAACCGTTGCACCAGGGGAGCTCACGCGCATCCTCGCAGACATTCCGGATGTGGTCGAGGCCTGGACGGTCACCGGCAACGCCGACGCCATCGTGCGCATCCGCGCTCGCGACATCGCGAGCCTCGAGGTGGCGCTGGAGCGGGTGCGGCTCGCTCCCCAGGTGGACTCGACGCGCTCCGCGATCGTGCTCTCGCGCCTCATCGAGCGCAGAGACGGTTAA
- a CDS encoding N-dimethylarginine dimethylaminohydrolase, with product MTSPHSTPQPMTTTTTADRTPMPMAVLMCPPTYFDVLYAINPWMDPTVPTDTDLAVAQWRELRDTYARVGIEVQEIDGVEGLPDMVYAANGATVVNGIAYTASFRFPERQPEADAYAAWLARAGYEVVEATAVNEGEGDFLVVGDVILAGTGFRSTIASHREAAGVFGREVVTLMLARPEYYHLDTALAVLDARPGREQIAYLPSAFAPASLAELERRYPDALIVDEDEAAMLALNVVSNGRDVVMPKRATRFAEALRERGFNPVGVDLSELLKGGGGVKCCTLDLRPRNAEEA from the coding sequence ATGACGAGTCCCCACTCCACGCCCCAGCCCATGACCACCACCACGACGGCCGACCGCACCCCCATGCCCATGGCCGTGCTCATGTGCCCGCCCACCTACTTTGACGTCCTCTACGCGATCAACCCGTGGATGGATCCCACCGTGCCGACTGACACCGACCTTGCCGTGGCCCAGTGGCGCGAACTGCGCGACACTTACGCTCGCGTCGGCATCGAGGTGCAGGAGATCGACGGCGTCGAGGGCCTCCCGGACATGGTTTACGCCGCCAATGGCGCCACCGTCGTCAACGGCATCGCCTACACCGCGTCGTTCCGCTTCCCAGAGCGCCAGCCGGAGGCCGACGCCTACGCGGCATGGCTTGCCCGCGCGGGTTACGAAGTGGTCGAGGCCACTGCGGTCAACGAGGGCGAGGGCGATTTCCTCGTCGTCGGTGACGTCATCCTCGCGGGAACCGGCTTCCGCTCGACCATCGCGAGCCACCGCGAGGCCGCCGGGGTCTTCGGCCGCGAGGTCGTGACGCTCATGCTCGCGCGCCCCGAGTACTACCACCTGGACACGGCGCTCGCCGTGCTCGATGCGCGCCCGGGCCGTGAGCAGATCGCCTACCTGCCGAGCGCCTTCGCCCCCGCGAGCCTCGCCGAACTCGAGCGCCGCTACCCGGACGCCCTCATCGTTGACGAAGACGAGGCAGCGATGCTCGCCCTCAACGTGGTCAGCAACGGCCGCGACGTGGTCATGCCCAAGCGCGCAACGCGCTTTGCGGAGGCGCTCCGAGAGCGCGGTTTCAACCCCGTTGGCGTCGACCTCTCGGAACTGCTCAAGGGCGGCGGCGGCGTGAAGTGCTGCACGCTCGATTTGCGGCCAAGGAACGCAGAGGAAGCCTGA
- a CDS encoding ornithine cyclodeaminase, producing the protein MVQVVDVARMARWIADSGAEARIAGIAAAIEADFVEWERFDKRPRTAHHSKDGVIELMPTSNGELYAVKYVNGHPINPGRGLQTVVGFGVLSDVATGYPLLISEMTMLTALRTAATSAMAAKYLARRDATRMALIGTGSQSEFQALGFRALLGINDLSLWDTDPAALAKAERNLRSLGFEVRVASGAADATEGADIVTTCTADKALATVLTESMVRPGMHLNAIGGDCPGKTELETSILRRSSIFVEYEPQTREEGEIQHLPEDHPVTELWRVIRRETPGRRSEEEITIFDSVGFAIEDFSALRYVRDSLDADVADLDLLVSPADPKDLFSLVARTAPVVA; encoded by the coding sequence ATGGTGCAAGTCGTCGACGTAGCGCGCATGGCGCGATGGATCGCCGATTCGGGTGCTGAGGCCCGAATCGCCGGCATCGCGGCCGCCATCGAGGCGGACTTCGTGGAGTGGGAGCGCTTCGACAAGCGGCCGCGCACGGCGCACCACTCGAAGGACGGCGTGATCGAGCTCATGCCAACGTCCAACGGCGAGCTCTACGCGGTCAAGTACGTCAACGGGCACCCCATCAACCCCGGCCGAGGCCTCCAGACGGTCGTCGGCTTCGGCGTCCTCTCTGACGTCGCCACCGGGTACCCGCTGCTCATCAGCGAGATGACCATGCTGACGGCGCTGCGCACCGCGGCCACGTCCGCGATGGCGGCCAAGTACCTGGCACGCAGGGACGCCACCCGCATGGCGCTGATCGGCACCGGCAGCCAGTCCGAGTTCCAGGCGCTCGGCTTCCGCGCGCTGCTCGGCATCAACGACCTCTCGCTATGGGACACAGATCCCGCAGCGCTCGCCAAGGCGGAGCGAAACCTGCGCTCGCTTGGCTTCGAGGTCCGCGTTGCCTCCGGCGCGGCTGACGCGACAGAGGGCGCGGACATCGTCACCACCTGCACCGCGGACAAGGCCCTCGCCACCGTGCTCACCGAATCGATGGTGCGCCCCGGCATGCACCTCAACGCGATCGGCGGCGACTGCCCGGGCAAGACGGAGCTCGAGACCAGCATCCTGCGCCGCTCGAGCATCTTCGTGGAGTACGAACCGCAGACGCGCGAGGAGGGCGAGATCCAGCACCTCCCGGAGGATCACCCCGTCACCGAGCTCTGGCGGGTCATCCGCCGCGAGACGCCCGGCCGGCGCTCCGAGGAGGAGATCACGATCTTCGACTCGGTTGGCTTCGCGATCGAGGACTTCTCCGCGCTTCGCTACGTTCGCGACAGCCTCGACGCCGACGTAGCCGACCTCGACCTCCTCGTCTCGCCCGCGGATCCCAAGGACCTGTTCTCCCTGGTCGCGCGCACAGCCCCAGTCGTCGCCTGA
- a CDS encoding DUF308 domain-containing protein, which produces MADNGSVSGVSIDVFELDPSELGKNGINAVRAAFGLVGLLGIALGVALLVWPGKTLAVFAGILAIYFIFAGIARVALSIFSSGIGGGHRILGLILGLIVFLAGIIVLRNLAASTGVLAIIAALALGIAWIIDGIMALVESGKRDGSRGVGIAFGIFSILAGVVVLIWPGWTILAFAVLIGISLVILGVMGVVRAFTFGKSAKVAA; this is translated from the coding sequence ATGGCTGACAACGGATCGGTGAGCGGCGTGAGCATCGACGTGTTCGAGCTCGACCCGAGCGAGCTTGGAAAGAACGGCATCAACGCCGTTCGCGCGGCCTTCGGCCTCGTTGGCCTGTTGGGCATCGCGCTCGGCGTGGCCCTGCTCGTGTGGCCAGGCAAGACGCTCGCGGTCTTCGCGGGAATCCTCGCCATCTACTTCATCTTCGCTGGTATCGCGCGCGTTGCGCTGTCGATCTTCAGCAGCGGCATCGGCGGCGGACACCGCATCCTCGGCCTGATCCTCGGCCTGATCGTGTTCCTTGCGGGCATCATCGTGCTGCGCAACCTCGCCGCCTCCACAGGCGTGCTCGCGATCATCGCGGCCCTCGCGCTCGGCATCGCGTGGATCATCGACGGCATCATGGCGCTCGTCGAGTCCGGCAAGCGCGACGGCAGCCGCGGCGTCGGCATCGCGTTCGGCATCTTCTCGATCCTCGCTGGCGTCGTCGTGCTCATCTGGCCGGGCTGGACCATCCTTGCTTTCGCGGTCCTCATCGGCATCTCGCTCGTGATCCTCGGCGTCATGGGCGTCGTGCG